A portion of the Caenorhabditis elegans chromosome III genome contains these proteins:
- the Y32H12A.8 gene encoding WDR59/RTC1-like RING zinc finger domain-containing protein (Confirmed by transcript evidence) has protein sequence MEEPDPNNVFKKPSPEILFAEYGRSSTEGEDPTPENKRVIDLYDPVDAMSLNREKDRVVVSGIRGVLQIIKIQNSTNDLIEGPSIVKDLDMRVYRKGKVNILYSAQNVKWNQLYDQYIATTSSNGSIVCWNISRRNKSVFKSHERSATCLDWHATTPYILVSGSRDCTVKSYDMRVKDNHQLTFSDRNCESIRDVAMCKAPGFDDYFFTGDDGGVLRLWDLRQTRRWVFQKVAHRSFVSTLSLNPHNRTLIATGGGRDKMVKIWEWTGPELNRISVVETTAPLGRVAWRPDRPYHLATCASVNETSVHVWDVRRPYLPYVTYDEHRDSVTDACWPSTDFDVFMTCGKDGLVVLHNIDSGHAPISFACDVAFDITPDGTMGLAVNSEIHAKNDADLEAKMCGPKSKKAIRQIPYESFFKPIKSLVSFGVPESLTHSLPPTTFYKIAEKYLIGGVEIMQLCETNSKVARKNGLEHVAQTWRLVEALCEQAHIQEEYDRLSAEEKERVIRAWVVRKKELAEEGRRWLANLNDHYRDDVKKQVTQRLENTQHVTAFLKFSSSSESEEGSDNEKIGDGDNDRREIDKMAPDVNRNTAKKKKKKKKAIAATDFYFGAGEANFKGGKQEILHYNEFMGLRDEAYELRDEEKERRFFCKAKKQPTNDEEYEELHRELNDTEADFQAWSPMLEIYRLLLYHAEQGDMQTCAAISMVCGKRLLDAVDPYTVNGWIQCYMEMLHRLELFLVCAKIRKYCPLDSISSVSRENTTIQLAHADCDALIVNGRCTKCEALAQADCTVCRFGIVGMTFQCNVCGHCMHTDHAYQWFQKTKECAFVGCPCTCGQNTWPDMERTFIGNDEIRKGHRKFNHLEQTEPTTNRVDASRLDTDSEESPEEDIEWSTATKLIRDKFGEVPCDDWDTPWAKHLVDIYKERLRKPGDFVPKRILALTEPPVASEDDGEEEDPAAFSSKEIAEAEVRDSLFSQLQDVITEQHDNIKGTSEDEVEDREDEDRTDLVKYYLNPPPPPKNEVRVQEEQLEGSRKRKLEQIQEEDEDEEILDEEEELFEEEEEVDEEYEGEVEEVHRESSEELDDEEEEEEVMPEEEIEEDQEDEQESVLDESEEDKDEPWDENLFGDNYIKSIGPIGLQWDLKLENERVTSPTFLSAVVKEHLMDVKRFTFAGSSDEEHQEAEEEEQEESRKVDERALLNATPEKPTEREGEVLKAPAQLTYAQKALMILGMSRSELKKKKARKQNKQLAELARKMTTEKKSFYSIDVSSDEFHVSSLSDDSFSKSTRSSSSSSSSSEFFVPRAAALEVSETKICEGYNPEIERSLSADEEEESTSHDELSAQPELRLPTPHATGDLYLKRDSPSPEIVHKMKKFKKKCPPMDSDMFSSEEDLFESCQEDLNVPFFPETEDVPIIPGTRHPWETDQVYQQRLQAERAEDEAAHVVPVSEEKEKAEEVEDPIVPPVEFNKHTPMMRELAKRRRKLKLQYPKPLQPLKRVKFTEQDYDTSMKAALENLKLEAPEMSSESDFEDFVREQEVCRKCKHQVKRDKMEKQYANWLRNVTDEGQMFFAKSLSDPCAKFQLSHLDSYRTDAEKARKTAVHLLEFIKVFYFIKWEELLGPDREFVLKEVYELWEDYREKRPRICRLHFKDYQFRFFASSIATKMKEEMLRGESPQLRQSLLNYDWLHIKPCVTTIDDDPHAMDEMLDTIVLRNPNWSIEEKKAANRYWDLFGKIPLHIESSTAVVVPPLSEDQLEIIDESNYWTKKQMKQVLCRKRNYDIRLGYTRQKKNNGDLFRVQDRSRKVVNREWQMRLEKMVNETRRVDFSTSSFRVNPHEKLIYTSDEHHPWPVCQFDNGDHYVTVQPMASKRYIEFKSRIRSKFHFRRQSSLIDNSKDVEITTEKLRKLPSFKKFEPRLQKATDFKEMVSKHFKVLDRAIVKSRYELYTIMEEDDEVELIVNMLENRTVKHGKRRLDAEDIFAERRSQRERKEREAYGRMTGAKYRRELANTEKQEIEKMKIMNKHWMPALRKKIRIARKVIEIGRLMVEEDVRKWMEYQYEMTFVKKMFRKKSLVTKKDLKYSAPVVWRDAIYQLDYKEPTIIPPYVKPLTKLNEYHYKELPIYNSSSDDEDYDPDDDRPSDDSFIQFETQPDLPAVAASLQNEIRENLELADEQADEQWEYSDDSSVSTWFNDGTDDILNRLINSDYLEEHMILKERARGALGWKLCNVLKEREPLDSESDEEENESFEYMVQTDLQKQIDAEDQWMEENAVLQDVGITDGKRTKQLAKLEHDQDMKRMERREDHQKEAQQVRWFLKKFALDHSYMTEPYTWHEDLHSAISSLHRSELRRVSNRVHLIMKSEYEELAEHDEMIADIIPRDETSIQYKMINFLLFRSNGESFEESSRRADECRDMIKPVQQYELFFGREGTYTLNMVQKEVMMMKNIRASFNYLIRRLGTNEGMPEDSVRKFMKLWWYNSRDTLERFITCCEETVETEEMIMDDMMDLYYTPGNLEIARDTFDKLEIASIMNEILYTVDQYVEETEILFRGASTAADRQAFAVMSIWEWNELKHGYPEWREPAAVSSEDPELISSESSCLSESDDPSVHSSQVSCGEESEELPESPEKSPIKIPRRISELDENDESRRNSLRKGSPNKQMMKYYSEVYESLKAVEAQRRDKKAEEAARRCMDRWEVIEREQRWEIEDKERKIHDYLMMEQAVMEKFGEEQEKKENLKNWKEILKNPEAESTQLEDCMMYGRSGIPTAEVLEMMGIPLSLDRDMFYMEMYECQSAATSVSDADELRELIEKDFKEEDLEIDGTDMDDDAVSYSSVKHVFKHELYFQRDLESRRVPSGILIFTPEQFFEDELDSKLEYEKWRRIIEASECPFTFNTLVMRERLLGKCREAFKQYLLDRYLYPEEHRNSVVLEIFKNCFVIVVVDTHLEPWDCRVVSRDDVTKAVADRASWLRQWMVQDSQERMIQWMTSHKIDMEVYASCPVLSVRGGDLTHEHIEQMSRMFIEESTREEWLSIKRHEGVQALDTIIRMPPPPSSKINAYKLIFKPIYDAWYHLWKFENQQSNSKTIIARKFDPVKEYLHKARMIVNYAHQHYRMKRFDSLMSKDPTEFQLVDRSDVPSASLFDSLDAAVSKFCNEDSPHLAEDQKQVVKDTLIQLATGKIPYFTTNYFGGYDYTENISLTEEDEENDDDKSPVLRNTDIVQPAAPNAKYLEMEDCEEEIEWLRSMHEGSDFHRRRFMAVLMYKMAQKAIFRFAPHLADFERGRKRFQHLLTLHAKQRPLLDMMITKVRGTYFMPLETNMFLYDSKLITFAELVDSEVHPKEWKERKETFEEIRRQTPKDPKSMSRFLNMHNSGSDSDSGSEVRSDSSSSLGGSTESLNSSKKGKRARRAMNKAQRELMLLKLRSKPVNPEETFALEKRAIGAKKWKVRRKINEMLEGIADLDKFKIEAKLPAKKKDLLKHINELIVENSDTAHWSWGDLKMQTRIRKIPPANRMKPKHINRILKGKKMYKPPKKYDPKDAQTNGRKWF, from the exons ATGGAAGAACCGGATCCCAACAATGTGTTTAAAAAACCGTCGCCCGAGATTTTGTTTGCAGAATATGGAAGAAGTTCCACCGAAGGCGAg GATCCGACGCCAGAAAACAAACGAGTCATTGATTTGTATGACCCAGTTGATGCAATGAGCCTTAATCGGGAAAAAGATCGAGTTGTAGTGTCAGGAATTCGAGGTGTTCTACAGattatcaaaattcaaaattcgacaAACGATCTCATCGAAGGTCCATCGATTGTAAAGGATCTCGACATGCGAGTATATCGAAAAGGAAAAGTCAATATTCTTTATTCGGCACAAAATGTCAAATGGAATCAACTTTATG atcaatacATTGCCACGACGTCGTCAAACGGTTCAATAGTATGTTGGAACATTTCTAGGAGAAATA AATCAGTGTTCAAGTCTCATGAAAGATCGGCAACATGCCTCGATTGGCATGCAACAACTCCATATATTTTGGTGTCCGGGTCACGGGACTGTACTGTTAAATCATATGATATGCGGGTTAAAGACAATCATCAGCTCACTTTTAG TGATAGAAACTGCGAATCGATACGTGATGTGGCGATGTGCAAAGCTCCGGGATTCGATGATTACTTTTTTACGGGTGATGATGGTGGAGTTCTTCGTCTATGGGATTTGAGACAGACAAGaag atgggtttttcaaaaagttgctcACCGTTCATTCGTTTCCACTTTATCACTGAATCCTCACAATCGGACGCTTATTGCCACAGGTGGTGGAAGAGATAAAATGGTTAAG atttgGGAATGGACGGGTCCTGAATTGAATCGTATATCAGTTGTTGAGACGACTGCACCACTGGGAAGAGTTGCTTGGCGACCGGATCGACCATATCATTTGGCCACGTGCGcaa gTGTAAATGAAACGTCCGTGCACGTATGGGATGTTCGGAGGCCCTATCTACCGTATGTCACATATGATGAACACAGAGACAGTGTAACAGATGCATGTTGGCCAAGTACTGACTTTGATGTTTTCATGACATGCGGTAAAGATGGCCTTGTTGTTCTTCATAACATTGATTCGGGTCAT GCTCCAATATCCTTTGCATGCGATGTTGCATTTGACATTACTCCCGATGGAACAATGGGATTGGCAGTCAATTCGGAGATTCACGCGAAAAATGACGCAGACCTTGAAGCTAAGATGTGTGGTCCAAAATCAAAGAAGGCAATCCGCCAAATTCCATATGAATCGTTCTTTAAACCAATCAAATCCTTGGTCTCGTTTGGTGTACCCGAATCACTTACCCACAGTCTTCCACCAACAACTTTCTATAAAATTGCCGAGAAATATTTGATTGGCGGAGTCGAGATTATGCAATTATGTGAGACAAACTCTAAAGTTGCTCGGAAAAATGGACTCGAACACGTGGCACAAACGTGGCGACTCGTAGAAGCATTGTGTGAACAAGCACATATTCAAGAAGAATATGATCGATTGTCGGCTGAAGAAAAAGAACGAGTTATTCGGGCTTGGGTTGT ACGAAAAAAGGAGTTAGCAGAAGAAGGTCGTCGATGGCTTGCGAATCTGAACGATCATTATCGAGATGATGTGAAGAAGCAAGTAACACAAAGACTTGAAAATACACAACATGTTACTGCATTTCTCAAGTTCTCGAGTTCATCAGAATCTGAAGAGGGCTCtgataatgaaaaaattggtgatgGTGATAATGATCGAcgagaaattgataaaatggcTCCAGATGTTAATCGGAATACagcaaagaagaaaaaaaagaagaaaaaggccATTGCGGCAACCGATTTCTATTTTGGAGCTGGAGAAGCGAATTTCAAAGGGGGAaaaca agaaatctTGCATTACAACGAGTTTATGGGTCTACGAGACGAAGCCTATGAGCTCAGAGACGAGGAAAAAGAGCGGAGATTCTTCTGCAAAGCAAAGAAGCAGCCGACGA ACGACGAAGAGTACGAAGAGCTCCACCGAGAGTTAAACGACACGGAAGCGGACTTCCAGGCGTGGTCCCCGATGCTCGAAATCTATCGATTGTTGCTCTATCACGCCGAGCAGGGAGATATGCAGACGTGTGCAGCCATTTCAATGGTTTGTGGAAAACGGCTTCTTGATGCAGTTGATCCATATACGGTTAATGGGTGGATTCAGTGTTATATGG aaatgctCCATCGTCTTGAACTATTCCTCGTCTGcgccaaaattcgaaaatactGCCCTCTTGACAGTATTAGTTCTGTATCCCGTGAGAACACTACTATTCAGTTGGCTCATGCTGATTGTGATGCACTGATTGTAAATGGGCGATGCACAAAATGCGAGGCTCTTGCTCAAGCGGATTGTACTGTTTG ccggTTCGGTATTGTTGGAATGACATTTCAATGTAATGTATGTGGTCACTGTATGCACACAGACCACGCCTATCAATGGTTCCAAAAGACAAAAGAATGTGCATTTGTTGGATGTCCATGTACATGTGGACAGAATACGTGGCCAGATATGGAAAGAACTTTTATTGGAAATGATGAAATACGGAAAGGGCATCGAAAGTTCAATCATCTTGAGCAAACTGAGCCAACTACTAATA gaGTAGATGCCTCTCGACTAGACACGGATTCCGAAGAAAGCCCAGAAGAAGATATCGAATGGTCGACTGCGACAAAACTGATTCGCGACAAGTTTGGCGAGGTTCCTTGCGATGATTGGGATACACCTTGGGCAAAGCATTTGGTAGATATTTATAAGGAACGACTACGGAAACCTGGagattttgtgccaaaaaggATTCTAGCTTTGACGGAGCCACCGGTGGCTAGTGAAGATGACGGGGAGGAAGAAGATCCGGCGGCGTTTAGTTCAAAGGAAATTGCCGAAGCAGAAGTACGGGATTCTCTGTTCTCCCAGCTCCAGGATGTGATTACCGAACAGCATGATAATATCAAAGGAACCTCAGAAGATGAAGTTGAAGATAGGGAAGACGAGGATCGGACTGATCTAGTGAAATATTACTTGAATCCTCCACCTCCTCCCAAGAACGAGGTGAGAGTTCAAGAGGAGCAATTGGAAGGATCCCGGAAAAGGAAGCTTGAGCAGATTCAGGAAGAAGATGAGGATGAGGAGATTttagatgaagaagaagagttGTTTGAAGAGGAGGAAGAAGTAGATGAGGAGTATGAAGGAGAGGTGGAAGAAGTGCACAGAGAGTCATCGGAGGAGTtggatgatgaagaagaagaggaggaaGTTATGCCTGAAGAAGAAATAGAAGAAGATCAAGAAGATGAGCAAGAATCTGTACTCGACGAGTCGGAAGAGGATAAAGATGAGCCCTGGGATGAGAACCTCTTTGGAGACAATTACATCAAATCGATTGGACCAATTGGGCTCCAGTGGGACTTGAAGCTTGAGAATGAGCGAGTCACGTCACCGACGTTCCTCAGTGCGGTAGTCAAAGAACATTTGATGGATGTGAAAAGGTTCACATTTGCTGGTAGTTCTGATGAGGAACATCAAGAAGCGGAGGAAGAGGAGCAAGAAGAATCCCGAAAAGTTGACGAAAGAGCCCTGCTAAACGCAACACCGGAAAAACCTACAGAACGAGAGGGTGAAGTATTGAAGGCACCAGCTCAATTGACGTATGCGCAGAAGGCACTGATGATTTTGGGAATG TCACGTTCGGaactgaagaagaagaaagccCGTAAGCAGAACAAACAGCTCGCCGAGCTCGCCAGAAAAATGACAACCGAAAAAAAGTCTTTCTACTCTATCGATGTTTCTTCTGATGAATTCCACGTTTCAAGTCTCTCAGATGattctttctcaaaaagtacACGATCATCGTCATCTTCCTCGTCATCTTCGGAATTCTTTGTTCCACGTGCTGCTGCTCTTGAAGTTTCAGAAACGAAAATCTGTGAAGGATACAATCCAGAGATAGAAAGATCTTTGTCTgctgatgaagaagaagaatctACATCTCATGATGAATTGTCAGCTCAGCCTGAGCTCCGACTACCCACGCCACATGCAACTGGAGATTTGTATTTGAAACGGGACAGT CCATCACCAGAAATTGTTCACAAGATGAAGAAGTTCAAAAAG AAATGTCCGCCGATGGACTCTGATATGTTCTCTTCTGAAGAGGATCTGTTCGAATCGTGTCAAGAAGATCTGAATGTGCCGTTCTTTCCTGAGACTGAAGATGTTCCTATCATCCCGGGAACCCGACATCCCTGGGAGACTGATCAGGTGTATCAGCAGCGTCTTCAAGCGGAACGCGCTGAAGATGAAGCTGCGCACGTAGTGCCAGTgtcagaagaaaaagaaaaagcagaAGAAGTCGAAGATCCTATTGTTCCACCTGTAGAGTTCAACAAGCACACCCCAATGATGCGAGAGCTCGCGAAGCGTCGTCGAAAGCTGAAGCTGCAGTATCCCAAGCCTCTGCAGCCACTGAAACGCGTCAAATTCACCGAACAGGACTATGATACTTCAATGAAAGCTGCTCTAGAG AATCTGAAACTTGAGGCTCCCGAAATGAGCTCAGAATCTGACTTTGAAGATTTCGTTCGAGAACAGGAGGTTTGTAGAAAATGCAAGCATCAAGTGAAGCGGGATAAAATGGAAAAGCAATATGCGAATTGGTTGAGGAAtgt AACTGACGAAGGCCAGATGTTCTTTGCAAAATCTCTCAGCGATCCGTGTGCAAAATTCCAACTTTCACATTTAGA ttcataCCGAACGGACGCCGAAAAGGCTCGAAAAACGGCGGTTCATTTGCTGGAATTCATCaaagttttctattttatcaAATGGGAAGAACTTCTTGGTCCAGATAGGGAATTTGTACTCAAAGAGGTTTACGAACTTTGGGAAGACTATCGAGAGAAGCGGCCCAGAATTTGTAGATTACACTTTAAGGATTAtcaattccgatttttcgctTCTTC AATCGCAACAAAAATGAAGGAAGAAATGTTGCGTGGTGAATCTCCCCAACTTCGACAATCTCTTCTCAACTATGACTGGCTACACATCAAACCATGTGTTACTACAATTGACGATGATCCGCATGCAATGGATGAAATGCTTGATACAATAGTACTTCGTAATCCAAATTGGTCAATTGAGGAGAAAAAGGCAGCGAATCGATATTGGGATCTATTCGGAAAAATTCCGCTTCACATTGAGAGCTCAACAGCTGTAGTGGTACCTCCGTTGTCTGAAGATCaattggaaattattgatgaGTCGAATTATTGGACGAAGAAACAAATGAAACAGGTGTTatgtagaaaaagaaattatgaTATTCGACTTGGATATACGCGACAGAAGAAGAATAATGGAGATTTGTTCCGAGTTCAGGATCGTTCTCGTAAAGTTGTGAATAGAGAATGGCAAATGAGACTTGAAAAAATGGTGAATGAGACTCGTCGAGTTGATTTCTCAACCAGTAGTTTCCGTGTCAATCCCCACGAAAAGCTCATATACACTTCCGATGAACATCATCCATGGCCTGTATGCCAATTTGACAATGGAGATCATTATGTGACAGTGCAACCGATGGCTTCAAAAAGATATATTGAATTCAAGTCAAGAATTCGTAGCAAATTCCACTTTAGACGACAATCGAGTCTTATTGATAATTCGAAGGATGTTGAGATTACG ACTGAGAAACTTCGTAAACTAccatcattcaaaaaattcgaaccaCGGCTTCAAAAAGCGACGGACTTCAAAGAAA TGGtgtcaaaacatttcaaagttCTGGACAGAGCTATTGTGAAGAGCCGGTACGAATTGTACACGATTATGGAGGAAGACGATGAAGTGGAACTTATTGTGAATATGCTTGAAAATCGAACTGTAAAACACGGAAAACGACGTCTAGACGCGGAGGATATATTTGCTGAGAGAAGAAGTCAGAGAGAACGAAAAGAACGAGAAGCTTATGGAAGAATGACGGGAGCAAAGTATCGAAGAGAACTGGCAAATACAGAGAAGcaggaaattgagaaaatgaaaataatgaataaaCATTGGATGCCTGCACTTAGAAAGAAGATTCGGATCGCTCGgaaagttattgaaatt GGAAGACTTATGGTTGAAGAGGATGTCCGCAAATGGATGGAATATCAGTATGAGATgacatttgtcaaaaaaatgttccgtaAGAAGTCGCTGGTCACCAAAAAAGA CCTGAAATACAGTGCTCCTGTAGTTTGGCGTGATGCGATCTACCAACTTGACTATAAAGAGCCAACCATCATCCCACCGTACGTGAAGCCGTTGACAAAGCTTAACGAGTATCATTACAAGGAACTTCCAATTTACAATTCATCGTCGGATGATGAGGATTACGATCCAGATGATGATCGACCGAGTGATGATTCATTTATTCAATTTGAGACTCAACCAGATTTACCTGCAGTGGCGGCGAGTTTGCAGAACGAGATTCGGGAAAACCTTGAGCTCGCCGATGAACAAGCCGATGAGCAATGGGAATATTCAGATGATTCTAGCGTTTCTACTTGGTTTAATGATGGAACTGATGATATATTAAATCGATTGATAAATAGTGATTATCTGGAGGAGCATATGATTCTAAAAGAGAGAGCTCGTGGAGCACTTGGCTGGAAGCTCTGCAATGTTCTGAAAGAACGAGAACCTTTGGATTCCGAGTCTGATGAAGAGGAGAACGAATCATTTGAGTATATGGTTCAGACGGATTTACAGAAACAAATTGATGCAGAGGATCAATGGATGGAGGAGAACGCTGTACTTCAAGATGTTGGAATTACGGATGGAAAGAGGACAAAGCAGCTGGCAAAGTTGGAGCATGATCAGGATATGAAGAGGATGGAAAGACGGGAAGACCATCAGAAGGAAGCACAACAAGTTAGATGGTTCTTGAAGAAATTCGCATTGGATCATAGTTATATGACTG AACCCTACACTTGGCACGAAGATCTTCACAGTGCAATTTCATCTCTGCATCGAAGTGAACTCCGACGTGTAAGCAATAGAGTACATTTAATCATGAAATCAGAATACGAAGAGCTCGCCGAGCACGATGAAATGATTGCTGATATAATACCACGAGATGAGACAAGTATTCAATATAAAATGATTAATTTCCTATTGTTCCGCTCAAATGGGGAGAGTTTTGAAGAATCCTCGCGACGAGCAGATGAGTGTAGAGACATGATCAAGCCTGTACAACAATATGAATTGTTCTTTGGAAGAGAAGGAACATACACGTTGAATATGGTTCAAAAGGAAGTTAtg ATGATGAAAAACATCCGCGCCTCATTCAACTATCTAATTCGACGACTCGGAACGAACGAAGGAATGCCTGAAGATAGTGTTCGAAAATTCATGAAACTATGGTGGTACAACTCACGGGACACTCTTGAAAGATTCATAACGTGTTGCGAG GAAACAGTTGAAACCGAGGAGATGATAATGGATGACATGATGGATCTCTACTATACTCCTGGTAACCTTGAAATTGCTCGTGACACTTTCGATAAACTGGAAATCGCCAGTATCATGAACGAGATTCTCTACACCGTTGATCAATACGTCGAGGAGACTGAAATTCTTTTCCGTGGGGCTTCCACTGCCGCCGATCGGCAAGCGTTTGCAGTTATGAGCATTTGGGAGTGGAATGAGCTCAAACACGGGTACCCTGAATGGCGGGAGCCAGCAGCTGTGTCATCTGAAGATCCTGAACTGATATCTTCCGAATCTAGTTGTTTGTCAGAAAGCGATGATCCATCTGTGCATAGCTCTCAAGTTTCGTGCGGAGAAGAATCCGAAGAGTTACCAGAAAGTCCTGAAAAGTCCCCAATAAAAATCCCGAGACGGATCTCCGAGCTTGACGAAAACGATGAAAGTCGTAGGAATAGTCTGCGCAAAGGATCCCCCAATAAACAAATGATGAAGTACTATTCAGAAGTTTATGAGAGTCTGAAAGCAGTTGAAGCTCAGAGAAGAGACAAAAAAGCAGAGGAAGCGGCGAGACGGTGTATGGATCGATGGGAGGTTATTGAACGAGAGCAGAGATGGGAAATTGAGGATAAGGAGAGGAAGATTCATGATTATTTGATGATGGAACAAGCGGTTATGGAGAAGTTTGGTGAGGAGcaggagaagaaggagaatctcaaaaactggaaagaaattttgaaaaatccggaAGCTGAGTCGACGCAATTAGAAGACTGTATGATGTATGGAAGATCGGGAATTCCAACTGCAGAAGTTCTTGAAATGATGGGTATCCCGTTGAGTTTAGACCGAGATATGTTCTATATGGAAATGTATGAATGCCAATCGGCAGCCACCTCTGTATCGGATGCAGATGAGCTCAGAGAGTTGATTGAGAAGGATTTTAAGGAGGAAGATTTGGAAATTGATGGAACTGATATGGATGATGATGCAGTTAGCTATTCATCAGTTAAACATGTCTTCAAGCATGAACTTTATTTC CAACGAGATCTAGAGTCACGGCGAGTTCCCTCCGGCATTCTGATCTTCACACCAGAACAATTCTTTGAAGATGAACTGGACTCTAAACTCGAGTACGAGAAATGGAGAAGAATAATCGAGGCCAGTGAGTGTCCATTCACTTTCAATACACTTGTGATGCGGGAGAGATTACTTGGCAAGTGTCGTGAGGCATTTAAGCAGTACCTACTAGACCGATATCTATATCCAGAAGAACATAGAAATTCTGTCGTGCTTGAG attttcaaaaactgttttgtgATTGTCGTTGTGGATACTCACCTGGAACCTTGGGATTGTCGAGTAGTAAGCCGTGATGACGTCACGAAGGCCGTTGCAGATAGGGCTTCTTGGTTACGACAGTGGATGGTTCaaga ttcCCAAGAACGAATGATTCAATGGATGACGAGTCACAAAATTGACATGGAAGTGTACGCGAGTTGTCCCGTGCTCTCTGTTCGTGGAGGAGATCTAACTCATGAGCACATTGAGCAAATGTCTCGAATGTTCATTGAGGAGAGCACAAGAGAGGAATGGTTGTCGATTAAGAGACATGAAGGTGTTCAGGCGTTGGAT ACAATAATCCGAATGCCACCACCTCCATCATCCAAAATCAATGCGTATAAACTAATCTTCAAGCCAATCTACGATGCTTGGTATCATCtttggaagtttgaaaatcaacaatCGAATTCCAAAACAATAATCGCTAGAAAGTTTGATCCGGTTAAAGAATATCTTCATAAAGCAAGAATGATTGTCAATTATGCTCATCAACACTATCGAATGAAACGATTTGATTCGTTAATGTCAAAGGATCCGACGGAATTTCAAT TGGTCGACCGTTCTGATGTTCCAAGTGCTTCACTATTCGATAGTCTTGATGCAGCAGTCAGCAAGTTCTGTAATGAAGATTCCC cTCATCTGGCAGAGGATCAGAAGCAAGTTGTGAAGGATACATTGATTCAGTTGGCGACTGGAAAGATTCCATATTTTACTACGAATTATTTTGGTGGTTATGACTACACGgaaaat ATTTCTCTGACTGAAGAAGACGAGGAGAACGATGATGACAAGTCTCCAGTACTCAGAAATACAGATATAGTTCAACCGGCGGCTCCAAACGCGAAATATCTTGAAATGGAGGATTgtgaagaagaaattgaatggCTCAGAAGTATGCACGAGGGATCAGATTTCCATAGACGCAGATTTATGGCTGTATTAATGTATAAAATGGCTCAGAAGGCAATTTTCCGTTTTGCACCACATTTGGCTGATTTTGAGAGAGGACGGAAAAGATTCCAACATTTGCTTACTTTACATGCAAAGCAGCGTCCATTGCTTGATATGATGATCACTAAAGTTCGGGGAACTTATTTCATG ccgcTAGAAACCAACATGTTCCTGTATGATTCCAAATTGATAACATTTGCGGAATTAGTTGATTCGGAAGTTCATCCAAAAGAATGGAAGGAACGAAAAGAgacatttgaagaaattagACGACAGACACCGAAAGATCCAAAATCAATGTCTAGATTCCTGAATATGCATAATTCGGGTTCTGATTCGGATTCTGGTTCAGAAGTTCGATCGGATTCATCTTCGTCTCTTGGTGGATCAACTGAGTCTTTGAACAGctcgaaaaaaggaaaacgagCTCGCCGAGCAATGAACAAGGCACAAAGAGAGCTGATGCTTTTAAAACTCCGATCGAAACCTGTAAATCCAGAAGAAACATTTGCTCTGGAAAAACGAGCAATTGGAGCAAAAAAGTGGAAGGTTCGACGAAAAATCAACGAGATGTTGGAAGGAATTGCGGATCTTGACAAATTTAAGATTGAGGCGAAGCTTCCggcaaaaaagaaagatttaTTGAAACATATCAATGaattaattgttgaaaattctgataCAGCACACTGGTCATGGGGTGATTTGAAAATGCAGACGAGAATACGAAAGATTCCACCAGCAAATAGAATGAAGCCGAAGCATATTAATCGTATTTTGAAGGGAAAG aaaatgtacaaaccgccgaaaaaatacgatccaAAAGATGCGCAAACTAACGGACGCAAGTGGTTCTAG